One region of bacterium genomic DNA includes:
- the grpE gene encoding nucleotide exchange factor GrpE encodes MWSKIKRFFFTGNIKDKLSELSNDINYKIGNSKHEIIEEVGEIKKALRKQGLFVEMFKEEILERLSEKEFTERKEDIERFIDLSDAFFHLQATLTDNLPLQQTWLEVMAIVRQKIDSLLETVGLSIVCQTEVEFNPSLHNAVERLSQDTSPLLVERVIQPGYFYKQKLIRPAKVVVR; translated from the coding sequence ATGTGGTCTAAGATAAAACGATTCTTTTTTACAGGAAATATTAAAGATAAGTTATCCGAGTTATCGAATGACATAAATTATAAGATTGGAAACTCTAAACACGAGATAATAGAAGAAGTAGGGGAGATAAAAAAAGCTCTTCGTAAACAGGGGCTTTTTGTAGAGATGTTCAAAGAAGAGATTCTTGAACGGCTATCAGAAAAGGAATTTACCGAAAGAAAAGAGGATATCGAAAGGTTTATTGATTTATCCGATGCCTTTTTCCATCTACAGGCAACTCTAACAGACAATCTTCCTTTGCAACAAACCTGGCTTGAAGTTATGGCTATTGTTCGGCAAAAGATAGACTCTTTGCTTGAAACGGTTGGGCTGTCAATTGTATGTCAGACAGAGGTAGAATTTAACCCTTCCCTTCATAACGCTGTAGAGAGACTCTCTCAAGATACTTCTCCTCTGCTGGTAGAAAGGGTTATTCAACCTGGCTATTTCTATAAACAGAAACTGATCCGACCAGCAAAGGTTGTGGTTAGATAA